The sequence below is a genomic window from Brienomyrus brachyistius isolate T26 unplaced genomic scaffold, BBRACH_0.4 scaffold74, whole genome shotgun sequence.
AGGGTTTTATGGTTTCTGTCTAATTCTGATGCCCTGAATCAGTTCAGTTAAGTCCTCTGTTCCAGTCTGGGGTGATTCACATCATTAATACACCCTCATGTATTGTGACTGATGAGCTGTCAGCTCAAGTCTGCATTCGGCTACCTAGCATGATACTTATCAGTAAACATCCTGCTGGAAATGAAGGCAAAAATATGAAATCACGTAAATTGACAGGATAAAACTTTttataaatacaaaaacaaagaGATTTATACCCCTGAGTTTGGAGGCCCTGTTACTTTTTGACGACAtcctgcgtgtctgtgtgttccAGCAATACGAATCCAGAGGGACAGTCCTCTCAGCGGTCCAGTGTGTCGCGACCCAGTGGCAGGGCCATCTACAGTAAGCGCTGTGCACTGTGCCTTTGGCGTGACTCGGTGTGACCCAGCCCTAAGTGTAACAATTAAAGCCTAAGCCTAAGAAGTGGGCAGTGCCCGTCCTCAGCTACATGACGTTTGAGTGCCTCTGATCCTCAGATAGACCGGCAGTCTTGGCTCACAGCGGGAGCCGGACTGAGCAGATGTTACCCTCAGCTAGATCAAACTGAGCGGACAAGTTTGTAGGCCGTTACTATTATGGTTGGACAGCTACGCTAGAGATTACATCTGCACCATGTAGAAACTAGCGTCGGTGTAACCTCAGTGTATATGGCATCACTTACCTGTATGTCTGTGGCATTTCTACCCTCAGTGCAGAGGAAGGAGTATGCAGAGTCCGTATGCAAGCAGCCAAACAACCTCCAGTACAGGGTGGAGGTGAGGCTATGGACGCTTCCTTGGATGGACCTTTACTGTGATTGTGTGATTTTCTGTGCTTGGAGTCTCTGGCCCTTTAAGAGTCTTTGAGGTGACTCCTGTTCTTCATGCCCTAAACACACCCTATGATGACTCTTGTCGAATTACCATTAATTACCCCAGGGGTATCAGAAGCAtttggaatgtgggggacaCACGCTGGCATGAAACTGCGTGGTGCTTGGCTGTTAGGTGGATGTGATCACAAGAGGCTCTCCAAGGATTGACTGATAGAGACGGATGGATGAAAATGCACTTCTTTCTATTCTTTTATTAGATTAGTGTAGCTTAGAAATAatgacatgaaatttaaattattaCTAATGAAAAAAACCAAAATGGAATATGGACTTTTCCTGCGGGACACCTGGGTGACTCCCACGGCCGCCGGACGCCGTTTGGGAGACATGGCGGTAAGATGCAGACATCATGGGGGTTAAAACCACAGCTCTGCCACCTATTAGCTGTCAGCTGTCCTGGGTTTTATGATCAGCAAAGGACCCTGCTGCTATGCCCCCGGGAGAAGCACAATCGAATACCCTGAAAGCAGAAGTTattttaatatgaataataatagTCCTGAGCCTTGATCGCTGACTCTGCTCCTTGACCTCACAGCATCTGCTCACTGCTGATCTGGACGGAAAGGAGCTAAGGGGGCTGGATGACTGTGTGACCAAGCTGAGGGGGCTGGAGGCCCAGGCTCGCGTGTGGGAGCAGGACATGATGCTGGAGGTGCAGGGGGGGCACTTGCTGCTCTCGGACATTGAGACTAAGGTGAGGCTTCGCTCAGGGTCACTCCTGCTACTGACATGGGCTTTACCTTCTGTCACAGCTCATGTGATTTTTTAACAGGTCTGTAaatatttgatttgatttattttgaGTTTGATTTGTGTTATCATGTTCCATAAAAGATTTATTTATTGTCTTATGAACAAAAAGGCTTATTGTGGTTAATGTATGTTTTCTCCTTAGCTAGTTGCCCATACACTTTGGCTTGCGTGATTTACAAAATAGTAGCTGTCATCATGTAAATATATTGTCATATATTGTAGTTCAAGTGTTATTGAATGTACTTTAAAGGTCTTTAAGAACTTTATAAAATACCAGGAGGAGATTTTGTTACCAGaatcattgcaaaaataaagaaCGCCAAAGTATCCCAAAATAAAtgagacaatgtaataaaagatagatagatagatagatagatagatagataacaaGAGTGTGGTATAAGTGAGGTAGAATGTTACAGTTACAATATTTCTTAGTCTCCAGGCTGTTTAATGTTGATTGTGTTCGCTGCCCCCTGTGGACAGGAGGAGCTAGAGGCCCTGCCCCTGGCCAGCGTCTCCCAGGTCCGGGCCGTGCTGGACAGCTGCGGCTACAActcgctgctgctgctggctgtACAGGAGCGTGGCAGGCCCGCCCGGGTCTTCATGTTCCAGTGTGAAGAGATGGGGGTGAGCTACGGGCTCGTCGGCGGGTGAAGTGTGCCGCAGTCACCGGCATGGTGCTGGCAGTGAGCGTGGGGGCGTGGCTTTGTCGGTGGGGTGCCATTGGTGGGGGTGCGGGTGCTGGCAGTGAGCGTGGGGGCGTGGCTTTGTCGGTGGGGTGCCATTGGTGGGGATGCGGGTGCTGGCAGTGAGCGTGGGGGCGTGGCTTTGTCGGTGGGGTGCCATTGGTGGGGGTGCGGGTGCTGGCAGTGAGCGTGGGGGCGTGGCTTTGTCGGTGGGGTGCCATTGGTGGGGGTGCAGGTGCTGGCAGTGAGCGTGGGGGCGTGGCTTTGTCGGTGGGGTGCCATTGGTGGGGGTGCGGGTGCTGGCAGTGAGCGTGGGGGCGTGGCTTTGTCGGTGGGGTGCCATTGGTGGGGGTGCGGGTGCTGGCAGTGAGCGTGGGGGCGTGGCTTTGTCGGTGGGGTGCCATTGGTGGGGGTGCGGGTGCTGGCAGTGAGCGTGGGGGCGTGGCTTTGTCGGTGGGGTGCCATTGGTGGGGGTGCGGGTGCTGGCAGTGAGCGTGGGGGCGTGGCTTTGTCGGTGGGGTGCCATTGGTGGGGGTGCGGGTGCTGGCAGTGAGCGTGGGGGCGTGGCTTTGTCGGTGGGGTGCCATTGGTGGGGGTGCGGGTGCTGGCAGTGAGCGTGGGGGCGTGGCTTTGCTGATCAATGTTTTTGTCCTGTCATGTCATAGCTTACCCCCCTAAAAATCTACTCTTTATGTCCATGATGAGCTGAATTAGGTGTGGGAATAGAAAAATATGTGCAGTGGCAGGGGGGTCTTTAAAGCGAAGTCCAGGGACCCCATTCATGAAAAGATAAATGCAAATTATTTACTTAAACTGTTTTTTGTAATTGCTTGGATGTtctccattattattattgtccttTAGACCAGATTGGATAATGAATTCAAAGTGACTTTCTGATGGCTGCACTTGTATGGCAtccaggcagagaacatcagagaTAACCTGGAGAGAGTGGTCCAGCACAGGAAGGAAGAGGCGACCGAGAACCTTCGGAGGAACCAGTACAGCATTAGGTGGGGAAATGCCCTCTTTTAGTCAGGCGTTGGCCTGGTCACGTAACCGTGGTGTGACACTGGTGGTGAGATCGGCATCAGTCGACTCAACTGTGCAGTACTGGATACCTGTTGTAGAAAGGATGTTATATTGCTATTGCTGGGTGCATAGAGGGTATTTGTGTCTTGAAGTTTTTAGTGTGTGGAATGTCAGCCCAGAAGGGAGAAGCTCAGGTGCAGCGTGGACTgggcctcagggctccgctcgCTTATTCCTTGGTCCTGGATTTGTTAAGATCCTACAGGAAAGTCAAGACACAGCTGGTGATCTCCTTAGCATAAGGAACCTGAATTCATGATCTCTACCAATTCTATGACCCAATATTTGAACTGAACAAATGCAGAGGAACTGGTACCTGAATCAGGAATACAACGGCGGAGTACTGCTTTGGGTCTGACCCTGCGTcacatgatcagaaggtcagaATTATACTGCTGTGCTGTTCCTTTATGAAAAAGATAAGAGCGATTTCAAGGCAAACCTACGGGGAAAGATGTCGCTAAATACAGGAGGAGAGACAGTCGGCACAAAGAAGAAGCCGCCAATTAGAGGCTTTCCCACGTCAGACAGACGGGGTCAACAAAAGAGGCGAAATGTCTCACAACGTCTCAAAACACGGTGCTGATATATTTCACAAACATTAAGCAGGCAGTCCTGATGACCTTCACTATCTCCAAATATATGGTGGCTTTGAAGATGCACCTTCTAGGTAAAAGAAGTAATGAGACTGAAATGGAGGAAAATCAGGCAAAACTGGCGTCTCTAAACACTGCTGCAGTATCTCACTGCATGGTGAAGCTTGGCTGCAGGTTTAGGTGTCGCTGCTGCAGTATCTCACTGCATATTGAAGCTTGGCTGCAGGTCTAGATGTCGCTGTTGCAGTATCTCACTGCATGGTGAAGCTTGGCTGCAGGTTTAGGTGTCGCTGCTGCAGTATCTCACTGCATGGTGAAGCTTGGCTGCAGGTCTGGGTGTCGCTGCTGCAGTATCTCACTGCATGGTGAAGCTTGGCTGCAGGTCTGGGTGTCGCTGCTGCAGTATCTCACTGATTGGTGAAGCTTGGCTGCAAGTCTGGGTGTCGCTGCTGCAGTATCTCACTGCATGGTGAAGCTTGGCTGCAGGTCTGGGTGTCGCTGgtgattccaggagacaggcagcttTTCCCAGACTGTGGCCTGGGAATCAGAACAGATAAAACTGCTCTTTTTTCAGGAGCAATCTGGAAAATATCATTGGCCAGGAAAGCAGAGGCAGGTTCCAGAATCTCGGGCCTccgcagaaacagccagacaggAATATTACTTCTCCAGATCATCCACTGCCTCACTGGAACCACCCAGATGATCGTGAGTCTTAGTTTCACTAATAAGTGCTATGTTGAGTAAAGTTTGAGCATGTGAGGTCTCCTGCTGAAAGTAAATGACATAAAACATGTtacggtaacactttacttgacagggcacaaataatgtagtattatgctgttACTTATTAATAATTAACAACAAACTGAGCCTTAATTACATATTGATCTCATATTAATTCATCAATTGAATCATGACGTTTTTTCTCAAGCAGTCacaatatttgttactatatctgttaattctgtaaaactttgtgaactactgaaggaacaagtaatgaataacacaagtgaaatactgatctcatgtctgTTCATCATGAATAAACCATAACGCTTCCATCATCTGGAGTAgcgactatatttgttcatgatttgttgtTACTAAGTATTTCTGCCCATCAAGTGAAGTGTTACTAATGTTGCTTTTATAGATTCTACCTCAGGATGTAGGTCTGTGTGGTGCGAAGCTATATGCTGTGAATAGATTGCCAATGTTATGGATACAGTCATACAGACAAGCAGGAGCTGTGATCCATGCGATCTCTTGTGTTTCTTCCTACCTCCTCAGAATACAGCGGCCTTCGTTCTGCCCCAGCCTTCTTCAGGGATGAGTCTCGCAGGAGGCCAGAGGagacccctcccctccctcaaACGCATGTCAAGAGGGATGTGGTCAGCATCCATGACGGGACCCAGAATAACCATGtctactgtgcccccccccctcattcccCTACACCCACCATACCCAAAACATCACTGCCACAACTTGACAGTCTGTAATATATCTGTAGCCTTGGGTCTAATAAGCTTTTCCCAGGATACAAGCTTTTGCTTGTGGTCTTGCAGGAAATCTTCAATCACATCGTTGATGATCTAGAGCACTTCAAGGCCAAGCTGTCAGCCGCACCCACACCGAAGAAGAAAGGGAAGAAGGGGGACAAGAACCAAAAAGGTGAGTTAAAGGTGGGGAACTTGGGAAAGTGGAAGCATCCAAGCAGGAATGAAGAGTGTTTAGAGATGCCAAAAAATgactttaaagaaaaaaaagttgatagcATGACTATAAATTGCTATGAAATAACAGAACATCGTCTGACAGAACAGGTTTGCTGCAGTCCTTGCTTAGCAAGAACAGACCCATACTACATTTTGTCatcttgttggggggggggggatctgtcaaaaacctgttttttttgttaaaagtaTAAAATGATTCATCGCTGCATTTTACTGCCTGTTAAGTCCATTGACAGTTTCTGAAAGGAGCAATGCTTCCCAGAACTCTAACACACATCCTGTTGGTTATCAGTCCACTTTCAACGCCTCTttacattttctgaaactgattTTGTCATCCTGTTTTCCATAAACCTCTGAAGCGATGCCTCCACCCAGTGAATTTGTGCTCTGCTTGCAGAAATTCAAGTATGGATTCAACCTTATGGTTTGTGTGGCTTCCCTTTTATTCTTTGTACTCTGGTCTTCTACAGGTTTCAAGTACAATCACTTAACAgcaaattttatatataaatatatctgGTCTTTTCCTGAGTTAATAAATTAACACAATTTAAGAGCTTTTGATGGAAAGTGTCCACAGATGGTATTTAGGAGGCTGGTTGCACAGTGTGATGCCAAAGAAACTTGCAATagaaacatttataaatacaGTGTTTGTGCCGAGGTCTGTGTCTGCGAGCCGATCGCTGTCCTCATCACTCTGATATCTTCTCCATCTGTGATAGGGCAGAGTTAATGGACAAATCAGTAATCCCAGTGCTGAAGACTTTGTGCACATTCTCTTCTTGTCTCTGCACTTCGTAAGTATTTTACCTGCTCAGCCCAGGAGGACAGACCTCTTCACTCATACCAACCAACAGCATATTGAACTTCCCTTTAGTGTTGTGCCTGGGGGTGGCCCTGGCTTCTGTCCAACACCCATATCTCCAGATATGTCCGGAGAAGCTTGGCTTAGTCCAGCCACAGTCAAATCCATGTCTCCAGTGCGATTAGATGACCATGACATCTACGACTTTCAGAGGCAGCCACAAGCCAAACACCACCTTACGAGCATATGAATTAAAGTTTACGTCAACAGAGCCTTCAGGTGCAGCTTGATGTACATCAGGGAATGTAGATGGAGTCTGCAAGTTCACCCATTTTATCACTGTGAATAACTAATGATTTGTTCATCATGTGACTGAAGTTGAGAGGTATAATTAGCTCTTTCTCTGTTATGTCGCTGCTTGTAACTACAGGTAGTGTCACACTGCCCCCCAGACCTGCCCCCTTCCGTCATCAGCCCACTGCCCACAGAGGCAGCTCTCCGGCTTATGACACAGGTGGTCACCCCTGAGGAGAACAAACTTTGGCAGTCCCTGGGAGACGCGTGGAAAATACCGAGGTGTGCGATGCACTCGTACTTGGACCTGGTGATGATCACCAAGCACATTCCGCTGCTTATCCAGAGCAGGGTTGTGGTGACCCTcaaaaggcaggggacaccctcacCTGCAGGGCACATACATATTACATACTGTGGCCAATTTATGTGCACTGATTCACGTAGGTGCTTATATTTGGCATACCCAGCGGGAACTTACGGGAGGGAACTTACGGGAGAGAACTTACAGGAGGGAACTAACGGGAGGGACCTTACGGGAGGGAACATACGGGAGAGAACATACGGGAGGGAACTTACGGGAGAGAATTAACGGGAGGGAACTAACGGGAGGGAACTAACGGGAGGGAACTAACGGGACGGAACTAACGGGACGGAACATACGGGAGGGACCTTACGGGAGGGACCTTACGGGACGGAACATACGGGAGAGAACATACGGGAGAGAACATACGGGAGGGACCTTACAGGACGGAACATACGGGAGAGAACATACGGGAGAGAACATACGGGAGGGACCTTACAGGACGGAACATACGGGAGAGAACATACGGGAGAGAACATACGGGAGGGACCTTACGGGAGGGACCTTACGGGAGAGAACATACGGGAGAGAACATACGGGAGGGACCTTACAGGACGGAACATACGGGAGAGAACATACGGGAGAGAACATACGGGAGGGACCTTACGGGAGGGACCTTACGGGAGAGAACATACGGGAGAGAACATACGGGAGAGAACATACGGGAGAGAACATACGGGAGAGAACATACGGGAGGGACCTTACGGGAGGGACCTTACGGGAGAGAACATACGGGAGAGAACATACGGGAGAGAACATACGGGAGAGAACATACGGGAGGGACCTTACGGGAGAGACCTTACAGGACGGAACATACGGGAGAGAACATACGGGAGAGAACATACGGGAGAGAACATACGGGAGGGACCTTACGGGAGGGACCTTACGGGAGAGAACATACGGGAGAGAACATACGGGAGGGACCTTACGGGAGGGAACATACGGGAGAGAACATACGGGAGGGAACATACGGGAGAGAACATACGGGAGAGAACATACGGGAGGGACCTTACGGGACGGAACATACGGGAGAGAACATACGGGAGAGAACATACGGGAGGGACCTTACGGGAGAGAACATACGGGAGAGAACATACGGGAGGGACCTTACGGGAGAGAACATACGGGAGAGAACATACGGGAGGGACCTTACGGGAGAGAACATACGGGAGAGAACATACGGGAGAGAACATACGGGAGAGAACATACGGGAGGGAACATACGGGAGGGACCTTACGGGAGAGAACATACGGGAGAGAACATACGGGAGAGAACATACGGGAGGGAACATACGGGAGGGACCTTACGGGAGGGAACATACGGGAGGGACCTTACGGGAGGGAACATACGGGAGAGAACATACGGGAGAGAACATACGGGAGGGAACATACGGGAGGGAACATACGGGAGGGAACATACGGGAGGGACCTTACGGGAGGGAACATACGGGAGAGAACATACGGGAGGGAACAT
It includes:
- the eps8l3b gene encoding epidermal growth factor receptor kinase substrate 8-like protein 3b gives rise to the protein MFVNDSWSPATQILRGSLHSYNTNPEGQSSQRSSVSRPSGRAIYMQRKEYAESVCKQPNNLQYRVEHLLTADLDGKELRGLDDCVTKLRGLEAQARVWEQDMMLEVQGGHLLLSDIETKEELEALPLASVSQVRAVLDSCGYNSLLLLAVQERGRPARVFMFQCEEMGAENIRDNLERVVQHRKEEATENLRRNQYSIRSNLENIIGQESRGRFQNLGPPQKQPDRNITSPDHPLPHWNHPDDQYSGLRSAPAFFRDESRRRPEETPPLPQTHVKRDVEIFNHIVDDLEHFKAKLSAAPTPKKKGKKGDKNQKAMPPPSEFVLCLQKFKYGFNLMGRVNGQISNPSAEDFVHILFLSLHFVVSHCPPDLPPSVISPLPTEAALRLMTQVVTPEENKLWQSLGDAWKIPRSRWPNGDMVPPYKPVFYDGWEPPVTSNQPISRSNSEQYQKERPSQFLAVQSSGPWDAPPSQGPAPYMRVTYDFMSRNPQELSVMKGDLVQVLDQSKQWWKVRNNLKKEGYVPPNLLEPQEQDRFPEQPQGLRSAPPLNMMSQPEDVRAWLEFKGFSKITVRSLGVLRGAQVLALTREELKTVCPEEGARVFFHLQGVKSALALESESGRDPYRRLYMHSSRQEQ